From candidate division TA06 bacterium:
CTTGTATTTCACCTTGCCACGCACGTTGATATAGCGGTTCACTGCACCGATGGCCGCTTCAAGCAACGAGCCGGGGAAGTGACAGTCAATTCTTCTGGCCCCTGCCACTGGATAGATGTAGAATCGATTGGCACCAGCATGGATATTGATGTATTCAAGTATCCCAGATACAGCTCCTTGTGCAATCTCGTCCTTACCCAGTATGTCTTTTACTGCCACCCCCAGATCTTCTGTCAGAGTCACTTCAGCACGCTCACTCGAGAAAGATATCTCAGTGATGTTCTTCCTGAAGACACCACCGATTTTGGTGTAAAGTTCCAGCAGTTCCCGATCAAATTCTGTAGGTGCCCTCCTTTCCTTGATATCCCGCAGTCCGACAAAGAATCTGTCAACAACAGCCTCAGAGTGATTCTCTGAGGGTTCAACTGGTACCGCTTCAACCTCTACAATAGCGGGACTTCCGTAGCGCAAATCTGTAACCCTATAATACAGGGAAGGCGACGCTGCTCGGCTGACCGTACGGTCGATGTGGTTAAGGATGTCGCTTGTTGCATGGAGTTCGGCAATGAAATCTGATAGCCTGACCAAGTCATTGTCGGCCTTAGTACCCCTTAGTTTTATCTCTATCTTATTGTTCGCCACCTTGTCTTCTCCGCCAATTGCTTCAGCTATGTGTGCGCCTAGTGAATTTGTGTCTAAAGCGTATCATACGTTATCCTCTGGGGTCAAGGTCTTTTGCAGAGTAATCCGACTCTCTACAGGAAGGGTGCTCTACTCTTGGCATTTGGTATTCGGAGCGGCTGAACGTAGAGCAATCGCTCCACTTTGCTGAGTCCTCGTGATAGTGCAGTTCCTATCTGTTCTTGCACCTCTGCGGAAATCCACATACTCAACAGTGCGACAGCCTCCTGAAGATGCTGTTGGGATAACTGTCGATAGCGCATGGTCATCTTCAGTGTTTTGTGGCCCAGCAACTGTTGAACCGTTGCGAGATTCACGCCGGCCATTACGAGATGGGAGGCGAAGGTGTGATGGAGGTCGTGAGGCCCGGCTTGTACTAATCTTGCTCACTTTCAGCTTGAATCCGTTGCTGGATTATTTCTTCTTTTGTTCTGTAATCGCCTGGATAGACCAAATGGGTCGGCAACACCGGTAGACTCATGGTCATCACCTTGGGTTCAAGGTAACCAAACCTTGAGAAGTGAGTGATCTCGAAGAGCCGTTTATCAGGTGGGTCTGATCCTATCGTCATCACGTAGCCGAAAGGCGGATATGTGATCTCGCTAATAAGGCTAACATTTCCAGACATGTCGCCAAGGACTGTCGTTCCACAACAGCGAAACCTCCCCGTCGTGTTGTAGTATGTGAAAAAGCGGTACTTCGGTGGCAGGTACTTCATATAGCGGTATAAGACGAATCTAACAAGATCAGGGTTGGCTTCTCGGAAGACAGGCCTATCGACGGAAAGGAACATGGTGACTATCTGCTTGAGTATTGCAAGAGGATACAGGCGGTTAAGATAAATCAGCGACGGTTTCCCTCCGGACTTGACCAGGATTTCCATACCCTGATAACACCAGTCGACAAATCTGCCTCCGTACCAGGCCCCAGTGTCATTGTTGCATTTCACACAGAGAGTATAGTCGCCCATCCCACGTTGCTGAATCGATCCTTTGACTATCTCATCTGGACCTAGTCCGATTGTCTTCTCGAACTGAACACGGATGACCCGTTTGTCATTGAATGCTGCTCGAGGTGGGACATGCTCGAAGGAGAGTTGTCTTCTGTTGCCGCAGAGGTGACAAGTTCCTATTAGTTTCCTTTTTCGAGACATTGAGTACCTGGAGTGTCAATCCCGTCTAACACAGAGTGGCCGGAGTCACTTTCATGTTTCAGCTTTACGCACCAAGGAGAGTTAGTCCTTTTCAATGCTGTATCCTTGGGGACGAGACATGACATTGTGACATACTTCATGCTTCAGCCCAATGTTGAATCCATTTTGTCGTGAAGTCAACCACGGACGCCAGCTCTCCCATGCTATACACTTCTAACTTGCCAACAAGATCTGCGATCTCAGATCACGGGTCTCAGATCAATTGTGCCATATTTGTGCCATGTTTGTGTCAAAAACTGTACAAACAGTATAGACCATGCACACAATGTAAGTCCAGAGAAGACTAATACTCGTATGAAGTTACTGGGATTTCTTGCCCGACAGTCATTTCCAAAAACCGCCCCAATTGGGATCAAAAATCCGGTGCTCTGCCAACTGAGCTAACGGCCCAACTCAACGCAGATCGGAGACCTCAGATCTCGTTGCAAGAATTCCCAAACCTGCGTGTTCTTGCATAACTCGCAACCGTGCAGAAAATACCACCCTTCCCCCCGCATGTCAACACGCTTCTGCCGAGATGCGCTGTGCCCGGTCGCCAGTGGTTTCCACTTGCCGGACTGACTCAGGGGATGTTAAAATTATAGGGGTAGAACCCGTGTCCGCTGCGGTAGGCGTGACTGTGTTGGCACTAACAGAAAGGGAGGTGAGAACATGGCAAGAAAAAGATCGACCACAAAGGAGCCTTCGGGCAGGGGTACCAGGGCAATTGGGACCTGGCCAACGCCAGAGAGGCCCACTCGTAAGAAAAAGGCTGCAGCAAGAAAAACGACGAAGAAGGCATCCCTAAAGAAAAGAGCGCGAAGAACCAGTCCCAGAGCAATTGATACGGTTCCTCTCCCGGAAAAACCGCGAAAGCGAAAGAGAGCTAGTCGTAAGAAGAAGGCTGTGAAGAAAAGCCGGTGAAGAAAGCACTCTAGGGGTCACCGGGGTCAGGCGTTCAAAAAGTCAATTTTGAACCGCTGAGGCCTGAGCCTTAGCTGTTCACTGCCCGCGGTGTGTGCGGGTTCTTTCTGAGATACTGTCTTCAGTTGGGTTGGGATAGGAAGTACGTCCAGCGAGTCGTACGGGGAAGAGGTGAACTGTCAAACTGTCAAGTCATGGATCCTTCGAGTATTCGGAGGGCACCGAGCAAAGATCAACGCCAGCAGTCCCGCGCCGCAGTGAGGCTTACTATCGAAGAGACCTTAGACGACTTGCCAGAGACGTACTCATCCCAGATCTATAAGCAAAAGTGCGAGGTTGTCTATCAGCACATATACGAGTCCTACTACGGAGAAGGCGAAAGCATCTACGCATTGGCTGGCTGAGGCCTTCTCAATAGTTTGCCTGAGAGGTTAGGACCCGGGAATTGGAGGCGTGGCATAGAGATGAACGGTAGTAGCATGCATTGGACTACATACATCGTGGCGGCAGTCGCTGTTTATGGTGCGGTGCTTTCGACCTACACTGCACTATCCAAGCTTAGACAAGGCAGACGCCGGATCAGGGTCAAGTTCTCGTGGGGTGCCCTGTTTCAGGGTCCTGAGGTTAGTCCCCAGATGCTTTTCATAATAGTCTCGAATCCAGGAAACAGAGCTGTGACAATACACACCCCGGCCATCATTCTGCCAAATGATACAAGAGTGGTTTTCCCGGACCCCCACAGCGATGTTGGATTCCCCTGTGACCTACCCGAAGGGCAAAGCTGCAAAGTCTGGATCGAGGTCAGAGAGCTTGCCGAATTCCTCAAAAGCCGGGGCTTCTCGGGGAAGACCAAGTTAGTGGCTATCTGCGAAGATGCTGTTGATAATGTCTACAAGAGCAGGTCAACGATATTTGATGTAGATAGGTAGGTCACAAAGGCGCCACAGCGTATGCTCCTATAAGTGTCAGAATTTCACGCTCCGCTCCCAATACTACGCGCTATCGCTTGAGCAGCTCGTCACACTGTGTGCCTTACCGGATGCGACCTGCAACACCTTCCGGTTCACTGGATTCACATAGGCTATCTCGGTGTGCCTTAGATAGGGGATCCACTCACACCAGGGACCCAACATCGCCAGGTTCCTTGAGCATCCGAAGAAGTCTACCATGAACAATGTGTTGCCGCGGTCGACGGTGAACAGCGCAACTCCGTGCCAGCCTTCCTTCGAAGGCCAGGCCCCAGCCGGCATCGGGTAGTCAAGTATCACCTCCGAAACCGGGTGTCCGGTCCGGATGTACGACCTTACATCATCGAAACAAGGAAGGAGGGCTTTCTCAGGGCCATAGGTGTATGAGAGATAAGCCAGCCCCATCTTCGCGATTGCCCTTTGAACCTTCACGAAATCGTAGCCAGTTTCGACACAGATGTTCGATTTTGGAATTGCTCTCGATTCGAAAACAGCCATCTTCGTCCCTCTGGGCGGTGGGGCCGACTCCTCTTCAAACTGCTTTCGAGAAATGACGACAACCCCTTTCTTCTCTAATGCAGTCTTCGTGGCCTCAAAATCCGTCCCTTCGACGATGAGATGGCCGGAGGCGGTTTGTGTGGGGATTATCTTCTGGCGTGCTCCTCCCGAACCGAGACAAACATGGCTCTTCAGCCTGACGCCGCTCTGGGCATCGTCCATGTATGCCTTTGTTCTGGCGTCTGTTTGTATGAAAGAAGGGTCTCTACCCGACCTTGACTTGATCGAGAGTTCTGATAGTTTGAAGGCTATCGAGAAGTGGTAACGCAGTTCTGACTCCAACTGGCTGCCGACAGAGTCGTTGCATTCCTTGCAAACATCATTGATGGTCAGGGGACAGCCCAGAGAATCTGGTATTATGTGGTCACTGCTGCGACGGCTGACTGGAAGTTGCCTTCTGCAGAGAATGCACGTGAAGGTCATTGGTTCATCCATCTTTCTATCGATTTCATTCGTCATTCACACTCCGGCCATTCCTGTCTGATCAAGAGGTCGATCTTCTCCCACCGTATCCAGTTGATATTATGCCACCGAATGCAGTTGCAGTCAAGGAAAGGCTAAGGATATCATCCCGGCAATCTCTCATTGTCAGTGAAAAGGAATTCGTTTGACCTCGTTGCTACGGCATGACCCGCGGCGTCCTTCGCTTGTGGGGACCCATGCATGGGTCTAATGCTCAGTTGGCGGTACGGTCGCACTTACCTGCCGTTGCATTTCTCCCGTAAGATTCATGCCTAGCAATCCCACTCCCTTCTGAAGGTGTTGTTGGGATACGTGCGCATAGCGCATCGTCATCTCTTGTGGTTTTGTGGCCCATCAATTCCTGGACAGTGGGCAGATTCACTCCGGCCATCGCAAGGTGCGAAGCGAATGTGTGTCGAAGATCGTGGAATGTGAAGTTCGTAATGCCGGCTCTCTTGCATGCCTTGTCTGCAGATGCGTTGTGTAGTATGAATAAGAGTAGGTGTCAGTCTGCTACCATCTGGCATTCCTGGTTCTTCATTAACCTGTCTCTGCCCTGGGCTTGAGAACTGTTGATGCGGTGGAGTCAATGTGATAGGATAGGAGTGCTCCTTGTGAGGGCAGCGTGCGGATCCCCTGAGGTGCAAAGGTGTGTGCTTGCCGTCAACCTTTGTCGAAAGGGCAGTTAGCATGTGACTACGATAATCTTCGATAACAAAGCGCAGATTGATTTCAGTGAAGGCTGTTTGTTGCGCGTGAAAAGCGAAGCGCATCTCCCATCAGGACCGATACTTCTGGTTCTTAGTGACAGAGCCTTATGCGACAATAATCTTGGCGAGTGCATACCGAGAGCACTGTTGAAGTATGCTCCCGGTGAAAGAGTATTTGACCAGCACAAGAGCCAAGACTGGGATTGCGGGATCGCAGTGTCGAAGAAGGTGTGCCTTCTAAAAGAACAGTATCCTGCATATTTCGCATATATCCTTGGGCATGAGCTAGCTCATGCGTTTGTATGCTTAACAGATATCTCTATTCATATCCAGAGTTCTCTTGTTGAGAAGTTCATTAGGGATGCATCTGAGGACAGGATAACCCAAGCCACCGAACTACCGGATGAAGTGCTCTCCGATAGATTTGGGATACACATTGCCGAACGCATATTCTCCCGCGAAAAACTGAATGCTGACATAACCCACTTACTAAAGATGCCCAATTGTAAGGATGCAGTTCGTCTAAGGAAAGTGTTGTCCTTGTCTGGCTCCAGTAATCTTGGAGACCTAAGACGTTTGAGAGATGACTTAGTCGCTATTTCAAAGCCATATAAGGCCAGGCTGATAGAGCTATGGGAAAAGGATGTTGCGAAAAGAGGGTCTGGCTCACTCGCTAGCTTGATAGATGATT
This genomic window contains:
- a CDS encoding HNH endonuclease; its protein translation is MTNEIDRKMDEPMTFTCILCRRQLPVSRRSSDHIIPDSLGCPLTINDVCKECNDSVGSQLESELRYHFSIAFKLSELSIKSRSGRDPSFIQTDARTKAYMDDAQSGVRLKSHVCLGSGGARQKIIPTQTASGHLIVEGTDFEATKTALEKKGVVVISRKQFEEESAPPPRGTKMAVFESRAIPKSNICVETGYDFVKVQRAIAKMGLAYLSYTYGPEKALLPCFDDVRSYIRTGHPVSEVILDYPMPAGAWPSKEGWHGVALFTVDRGNTLFMVDFFGCSRNLAMLGPWCEWIPYLRHTEIAYVNPVNRKVLQVASGKAHSVTSCSSDSA